Proteins found in one Gemmatimonadota bacterium genomic segment:
- a CDS encoding PepSY domain-containing protein, whose product MFRKCLFWLHLSSGVVAGAVILMMSVTGVLLTFQPQIVDWANREYDTVQPPYPGAQSLELDALLMAVRSVETDAEPTSITLRSDPDRAYVVRYGRSKTVYVDPFTAEVRGPGNEAVRDFFREIMYWHRWFGAEGENRSVARAVTGAGNLAFCLLTVTGFYIWWPRRWTLKSFKAIAFPNFRIRGRSRDFNWHNSVGFWCLPVLFLISLSGVVISYRWAGDLVYTLTGTEPIPRSSASVSDPSIPKDEQPDSQIAPLGSFIDAARAQVPGWAYITLNLPKDGSKTTTLSISEMDNRIPLMRSTLTVSTQDARVVDWVPFTGENLGRQVRTWLRWIHTGEAGGWPGQLIAGLATFGAVIMVWTGLSLSWRRLRRFSNALKQET is encoded by the coding sequence ATGTTTCGGAAATGCCTGTTCTGGCTGCATCTTTCGTCGGGCGTCGTCGCCGGCGCGGTCATTCTGATGATGTCCGTGACCGGCGTGCTACTCACCTTCCAGCCTCAGATCGTCGACTGGGCAAACAGGGAATACGACACGGTCCAACCGCCCTACCCGGGCGCCCAGAGCTTGGAACTTGACGCCTTGCTGATGGCGGTAAGAAGCGTTGAAACGGACGCCGAACCGACGTCCATTACCCTCCGGTCGGATCCGGACAGGGCTTATGTCGTTCGTTACGGACGGTCAAAGACGGTGTATGTCGATCCCTTTACGGCCGAAGTCCGGGGACCGGGAAACGAGGCCGTACGCGATTTCTTCCGGGAGATCATGTACTGGCACCGCTGGTTCGGCGCAGAGGGCGAGAACAGGTCGGTCGCCCGTGCGGTAACGGGCGCCGGCAACCTGGCCTTCTGCCTGTTGACCGTCACGGGGTTCTATATATGGTGGCCGCGCAGGTGGACTTTAAAGTCGTTCAAGGCCATTGCTTTTCCGAACTTCAGGATCAGGGGCAGGAGCCGTGATTTCAACTGGCACAACTCGGTCGGCTTCTGGTGCCTTCCCGTCCTGTTCCTGATTTCACTGAGCGGGGTCGTGATTTCATACCGGTGGGCGGGAGACCTGGTCTACACACTGACCGGTACCGAGCCGATTCCCCGGTCATCGGCGTCCGTTTCGGATCCGTCGATTCCGAAGGACGAACAGCCGGACTCGCAAATTGCGCCCCTCGGGTCCTTCATAGACGCCGCACGCGCCCAGGTACCCGGGTGGGCGTACATCACGCTGAATCTGCCGAAGGATGGGTCGAAGACGACTACACTGTCGATATCGGAAATGGACAATCGCATACCGCTGATGCGTTCGACGCTGACCGTATCGACCCAGGACGCCCGGGTCGTCGACTGGGTGCCGTTTACCGGCGAGAACCTCGGCCGCCAGGTCCGGACGTGGCTGCGCTGGATACATACGGGCGAGGCCGGCGGATGGCCGGGTCAACTGATCGCCGGCCTTGCGACCTTCGGTGCCGTCATCATGGTCTGGACGGGGCTGTCCCTTTCATGGAGAAGATTACGGCGGTTTAGCAACGCCCTGAAACAGGAGACGTGA
- a CDS encoding ferrous iron transport protein A gives MYSEIQTSTAAQTICLDELKPGEKGTIRQIKGTAGEEVHLMELGLLPGTSVVLIKRAPMGDPIEIRVRNYHLSIRCAEARSVMVERG, from the coding sequence ATGTATTCCGAAATCCAAACCAGTACCGCAGCACAGACGATCTGCCTCGATGAATTGAAACCGGGCGAAAAAGGGACGATCCGGCAGATCAAGGGCACGGCGGGAGAAGAAGTACACCTGATGGAACTGGGTCTGCTTCCCGGGACGTCCGTCGTATTGATCAAGCGCGCTCCGATGGGCGATCCGATTGAAATCCGCGTTCGGAACTATCACCTGTCCATTCGATGCGCTGAAGCACGTTCGGTAATGGTGGAAAGAGGTTGA